TAATATATATCACTTATATTATGTGAAGAACCATTGGGGGAAAGACGTCGCTACATCCCTTCATCGCGAGCGAAGCTCCGCCAAAGGGTCTAGTTTTAGGGTCGGATTCAGGGACTTCGCAAATACGGGAACGTTATAGGGAATGATGATATCGGGGCAGTTCTTTGTGGGTCTTGTTGAAAAAAGCTGAGAGGAAAGACATGTATTGAAGAATTGCATATGGGCATTTGTTAAATATTGCGATATAGCAGTAGCAGTATTCAAGGAAAAATCAGGGGGGGAAAGTTGTGAAAAGGTTAAAATTTCTTATTTTATTTATGGTAGTTATTTTGATATTGTGGAAATTGTTATCTAAGGAAGATCAAAATTTAAAAGGATTTTATCAAAGTGAAATGATTGGAAATCATATTATTCAAATGCAAATTCGAGAAGAAGATAATAGCTTTATTGAATGGATTAATAATAGAGAGGTTGACAAAGGAACCTATGAAAGAGTCGACACAAATTTATATAGAATAAAAAGTAACAGGCAAAACTTTGAAGTAGAATTAAAAGACGATAATTCTTTTGAGATAGTTATTAGTAAGCTAAATGATGGAAAACCAATTAATATGAAAAATGTTAGTACTAATGATACACCCTTTAGTTTTGGCGATAGATTTGATGATGTAGATAAATATAAAGCTTTACTAGATTAATTTTTGCTACAATTGGTTATTCAGAATAATGTGGTATCATCTAAATTATAAGAAGGCTTATAGGGAAAAAATATAATTACTTCCTATAATAACATATTTGCGCAAGGGTAGATAAGTGTGCCGTAAGCGGGCCAGTAAGGCTAGCCCCTACAATAGGCATATCAATGCGTAGAGGAGACCTTTGGCCTCCTGTATAATGACACATTCTTTAAATTATGTGAAGGATTATTGAGGAAAAAATGTAGCTATATCTTATAACATTGAATTTGCACAAGGACACGATCTTAGGTTACATAGGAATAATTACATTAATGATAGGAGGATTTACATTAATGGATTTTGTTAAACAAATTATGGACTACATTCCGATTAATGAGCAAGAAACACAAGACAAGAAAGTAATTCTAGATTATATTAAGTTGTTTCCTAAAACTGTATTATTAAGAGATAATGAAGTTGCTCATATTACAAGTTCTGGTTTTATAATGAATAATTCTTTAGATAAAGCATTGATGGTTCATCATAATATACGTAACACTTGGGCATGGTCTGGTGGTCATGCAGATGGAGATACAGATTTATTACATGTTGCCATAAAAGAAGCGAAAGAAGAAACCGGTATAATTAATGTTACACCTTTTATACCAAATATTGCATCAATTGATATTGGAGTAGTAAATGGTCATATGAGAAAGAACAGGTATGTTAATCCCCATCTCCATTTTTCAATTGCATATATACTTATTGCAGATGAAAATGAGAAACTGAAAATTAATGAAGATGAAAATAGTGGAGTTAGTTGGTTTGAATTGGATAAATTCAACAGAAAATATTTTAATGAATTTGATGTTAATTTATATAGTAAACTGATACAAAAGGCAAGGCAACGGGTAGTATGGGATTAAGGATTATTTTATAATACATTATATTTGATTTGAGACTTATTATTTCTGTCAAGTTCCCACATTATCTAACAGATTGTTCCCAACATCCATCAGCATCTCGGATCAAGCTTCGTGGGAGCTGATGAACGTCGTGAACACTCGAAACGTTAAGTGAATATGCTATGATAGTAAAAATGAAAGGAGTCAAGACTAATGCCTTATGCGATTGAATTATATTTAGATGACGAAGGTTCAACAAGGATAAACGAGATACGCTCTGAGCTTCAGAAAAATAAAATATACATTGATGAAGGAACAAAGCCTCATGTATCATTATGTATTTATGGAGATATACCCAATCGAAGTTCTAAGAGAATATATAGATGAAGTGCTTTTGAATATGCCAGATGTTAGATTACAGCGGACGAAAAAGCGTTAAAGCTTCGACTTCTAGAAAAATTACAGTAAAGCATAGGATAAGTTTCCTTAAGGAGGAAGGTATAAACATGATAAGATTATTGTATGGAACATCTAACTCTGCCAAAATACAGCATATGAAAGAAATGCTTGATAAATTAAATATAGAAATAATAGGTTTAAATGATATTGGTAATGCAGTTAAAATACAAGTTCGCGAAACAGGCAATGATCCACTAGAGAATGCAAGGATTAAAGCTATGACATACTTTAAAGAATTTAAAGTTCCTGTATTTTCTTGTGACTCTGGATTATATATTGAAGGGCTGGAAAGAAAAAAACAACCAGGTGTTCATGTTAGAAGGGTGAATGGAAAAGAACTAAATGATAATGAAATGATAAAATATTATACTAATTTAGCAGCAGAACTAGGAGGCGTTGTTAAAGCAAAATATAAAAATGCGATATGCTTGATAATAGATGAAGAAACAATCTTCGAATATGATGGAGAGGATATATCATCTGAAGAATTTATTATAACATCAAAACCTCATAATAAGAAGACTAAAGGATTTCCCTTGGATTCAATTTCTATAGAAATTGAAACAGGACAGTACTATATGGATATACATGAAAAAAACAATCCTAATAAAGAATATAAAATGGCTAAAGGATTTAGGGACTTTTTTCTTAGAACTGCCTTAAAGTGAAATAAAACTTCTAACAATGTAAAAGAATTGTAAGCAGTAAATATATTTATAAGGCTAATTTAATAGTAGCTTCAAAATCCAAGTCAGTCCGACGTCAGATAACAGTGAATTTCGGAAACCTAAGAGAAGATGAATGTAATAGTTAGACTTTGGGCATCCACAGTACGTTAGTAGATGAATTTCTAATTATTGGTGGTAATAAGATTAGCTATCATAACTATTTTTATAAAGATTTAAATTCTGGTATTAACACGGAATATTTTAAAACTTTATTTGAATAAAGTTTTTCTTATAAGTATAAATTTTGCAAGAGTGTACTAGGGCGTAATCTTAGGGCGATGTACGCCACATCTCTTCGTGGGGCAAAGTTCCGCTATGGGATCTAATTTGTTAGAAGATAAGGTGTTGTAGAATTATATAATATGAAAATTAAAAGTAAGAAGGAGTTATTAAAGTGTTAAAGGTGAATTTTTATGAACTAAATACAGTTGAAGATAGCAAACTTCAATTTGCGGTTATTATGGCAAGATATAAAGACAAATGGATATTTGTAAGGCATAAAGAAAGATTAACTTGGGAAATTCCAGGTGGACATAGGGAAGAAAATGAGAGTATTAATTTCACCGCTTCAAGAGAATTGACTGAAGAAACAGGAGCAAAGAATTTTATTATTATTCCAGTTTGTATATATTCGGTAGCTAGGGACGAAACTGAATCCTTTGGGCAATTATTTTATTCGGATGTAGAATGCCTTGATGAATTACCAAATTCTGAAATTGATGAAATTAAATTTTTTGACACTATACCTGAAAGCTTAACTTATCCATTAATTCAGCCGTACTTGTATAAAAAAATTGAGGAGTTTTATATATTATGGGAGGAGTACGATGACTCAAAAAAGAGAATTTAGAAAACTGTGTCTTTCAGATCTAGAAATTGTCTTACAAATGGAAAGCGATTTTCGAAGTGGTTTTATTTTTGAAGAAAATGCAAGGCAATTTCTTTCAAACCCAATGAATTGGATGTTTGCATGTATCCAAGAAAAACAAATTATTGGCTTTGCTTATGGATACGAACTTAATCGTTTAGATAACAAGGGGAATATGTTATATATTCATGAGGTGGGTGTGCTTCCACAATATCAGAAACAGGGCATTGGATTTCAAATTCTTACTAGTATAAAGAATCTTTGTAAGCTGACAGGCATTTGTAGATTTTTTTTATTTACACAGAAACATAATGCTGTTGCTTGTGCACTATATGAAAAAGCTGGTGGTGAAAAAACAAGTAATACTAATGACGATGTGACCTATTTCTTTAAAAAGTTTGACTAATTTCTAGTAATAAGCCTAATCTAAAGTTAAGAAATACATATCATTCATAGAATTATTGAGGGAAAAGATGTACCTACATATTATAAACCAGATGATAGTTGCCAGGATTTTTTTGAAAAATAGTAAAATATAATAAAAACAAGCATAACAAATAAACCTATGAATGCATCTGCAAGGTAATAATCTATACAAATACAGGCACTTATCCTCAATATGGTAGGTTAATCGGGGGTTTGTTAGGGAGATTTTTTGGATGTTTTAAATTATGTCATAATTGTAGGTAAATATGGAATAAAGGTTTTTATAAAATAGGAGGTCGTATAGTTGAAATCAACGAATATAAAAAATAAAATCCTGCGGGGAATTAGTATGATTGGATTACTTGGTATCTCATATTGGCTATGCAGATTTTCTTTTTTAAAAATACATGGTATGAAACAGTGGCCAAACCTATTGGCTATATTAAGTATTGTTATAATAGTTATTGCTACTATATTTGAGAATCGAATAATTCCAGTAGTAACTGTTGTAGGGTATATAGGAGGGTTTGTTCTTGCCATGATATTTAATACTGATGGTGTAGACCCAGGTGGAGGGAGAACAAATAATGCTTGGATAATATGGGGAACTGTTTTCATTTTCTCAATTATGGCTGGTATCATCTGGGGTTTTATTTCTAAAAAGAGACATGAAAATACAAAGGGATAATAGTGATATGCTTGTATCGTCTTTCTTATATTATGCCAAGAATTATGACGGGTAAAAATCATCATCACTTCCTACAAAGTAATTGCATAAGGGTGTGCCACATACCTTCACCAGAGTGAAGCTCCACCAACAGTTCTATACCTGGAGTACAGCTTAGGGACGTTCCAAATACAAGACGTTACCCCAGCTCCCACCCACACAAACTCCTGTCTTCATTCATATTATATTACCCCTTGTCCACAAAAATTAGCTATATAACAACTTTATATAACTCCAATTATTAACTTTCATTAATAAAGGCATACATTTTACTGTATTCATTACCAAAATATGCTATAATTTACTAAGCGTTTCATGGTTGCAAACTATGCCGCTTTAATGTGGTGAAAGATTTTGGAGTTTTTTTAGAACTAATATTGATTTTATATTGTGTATTAAATGCAAATTATATTTCGTGAATGGAGGACATGCATTGTGGAAAATTTAAAAATCGTAACAGACAGATTAATAATTACCGAATTTGACGAAAGCATGGCTGAAAGCGTGCATGTTAATTCTTTAGATGAAGAAAACCGCAGGTTTGTACCTGATGAAGTATTTGAAACAGTTCAAGAAGCACATGACACGATTATATTCCTAATTGAATGCTACAGAGATATGAAGGGTCCGTTTGTGTATCCAATTTTATTAAAAAGTGGTGAGAATATAGGCTATGTACAAGCGATACCGATAGATGACGAATGGGAGGTCGGATACCACATTGCCTCAAATTATACAGCAAATGGTTATGCAACAGAAGCTGTGAGAGCTTTTGTGCCGTTAATAATGAAAAAGATTGGTATTGCACGTATTTGGGGGATTTGTCGTGGAGACAATATTGCTTCTCGTAAAGTTTTAGAAAAATGTTCATTCATTTTAGAGCATAAAGGTTTTGGAAATTACAAAGGTGAGAACCATGAAATATGTAAATATCTTTATAGGCTTCGGTAAGATAATAAACATAGCCTGTATTTGCAATTAAATGTAATATTAGGACAATGTGTACCACAGCCTCTCGATGTGGGAGAAACCCTACCAGGTGTTATCCCTCTGATGTCTGGTTTATGGACTTTGCAAATATAGGACATTAAGGGAAATGATGATATCAGGGCAACTTTTGTGGTCTTAATTGAAAAATCTGAAAAGAGGGAACATATTGAGGAACTGTCTATGATGTATTTGTAGAATCATGTACATGTAAGGAAATTTATATCTTGTTTATAAGGGGGGAAATTTAGATGAAGAACAAAAACATATGGTTACTATTATTATCTTTGGGATTATGCTCATCAACAATTTTAATTGACCGCTTTATTGTGGATATACCCGACTGGTTAGCAATTATACTTGCCTTGATCGCAATTATTTCATTGGTAGGATTTTTTTTCACAAATAGAGTATTAAAAAAATAACCTTAATTGGTTTTAGTCGTTAATATACACAACTTATATACTGCGCACTAAATTCCTCCACCTGGAGCAAAGCACCACCAAGGATATTTCTTAGGGGTCCAGCTCAGAGATGTTAAAAATACTGGGACGTTAGAAGACGTTGCACATTAGGTTAAAAAGGAGAAATCAATGTATCATACAAGGAGGAAGTAATGAAAATAAAACGATTAAGTATTTCTATCTTACTAGTTTTTACTGTTTTGTTTATGGTTGTTGCTGCTTTGTTTTTTAACGAGATACGTACTCTAGCGTCATTAGAAAAAGCAGATGAATATCCTATGTATCAGATGACTTACTATGGCGATTATGGATTTGATGAATTTCTTAAAATTGGGGCTAAGTCTGATAATGATATTGAAAAGTTTGTAACAAAACGACTACTTAAGGGGATGTCAATTGATTTAGGTGTTACAGGTGATGGGTGCACAGCATTTGTTACTAGATAGGATGTTATCTAAAATAATATTTTTAAGATTGAGGAAAGGCTTTATTAGCTTTTAAGTTTGGAGGGATAATTAAATGATGAACCTTAAAAAAAGGTCCTTAATTATATTTAGTGTGGTTTTTATTATTATCGTCGTAGCTGGAACTATAGTGGTAATATTAAATGCTAATAGTCATGAGAGTGATATAATAAATACTCCACTTGCAAAGCCTATTATATATTTATATCCTGAAAATGAGAAAGTAGTTTCTGTGAAACTAAAGTATGAAGGAGAATTGACCTGTACATATCCAGAGTATAAAAATGGATGGGAAGTTGTTGCTAAACCAGATGGAGTATTAATTAATTTAGAAGATAACTTGGAGTACTCATACTTATTTTGGGAAGGGGAAAGCAAAAAACACACATGGAACATTTCTAAAGGTTTTGTTGTAAAAGGTGAAGACACAAAAGACTTTTTACAGAAGAAACTTTCAGAAATAGGACTTATTCCAAAGGAGTATAACGAGTTTATTGTATATTGGCTTCCACATATGAAAGATAATCCGTATAACTTTATATATTTTGCAGGAGAAGAATATGAGGAGTTAGCAAAGCTAAAAATCACACCAAAACCCGATTCAATACTTAGAGTATTCATGGTATTTAAATCATTAGATGAGTACGAGGAAGTTGAGGAGCAGCTCTTCCCCAGGTTTGAAAGAGAAGGTTTCACTGTTATAGAATGGGGCGGTACAGAACTGAAATAGGATTATACGGTGCTAACCGAGTCAGTCATCCACCCTTATGGAATCCTAAGTTTGCTAAAATAGAACGAATAATTAAAAATGGAGAAATTCAAACAGAAGAAGTTACTACTAATCCATATATTAGTTTTTTTGAATACTCAGACGATGCTCTTAAAACTGAATACAGCTTTTATGATGAGGGCGGAAACAACATTGAGTAAAAATAATGTTTAAGGAAGTGATGTTGTCATTGAATATAACTAAAGAAAAAATCAAAATAGTAATAGCTATGCTAATATGGGGAACAATAGGCATTTTTGTTAGAGAAATAGATTTAGGTAGTGTGGATATTGCTTTTTTTAGGGCATTAATAGGGAGCATATTTTTGTTTTTTCTAGGGATATTTAAACATGAGAAACTGGCTGGAGCTGAATTTAAAAAGAATTTACCTATATTAATGTTATCGGGTGCAATAATTGGGGTCAACTGGGTTTTACTGTTTCAAGCCTATAAATATACTACAATATCAAACGCTACTCTAAGCTATTATCTCGCACCAGTATTTATAGTAATTCTTTCATCTTTCATATTAAAAGAGAAATTGAGTACAAAGAAAATAACGTATATATTTATAGCATTGATAGGGCTGTTTTTAATATTACAAACTGGAGAAAAGTCCGCTATTTCGTCTTATAATCATGTAAAAGGTATATTATTTGGCTTATCAGGAGCAGTGCTTTATGCAATAGTAGTCATGCTCAACAAACATATTAAGTGCTTACCAACATTTACTGTTACATTATTACAATTATTTGTTGCGGCTATAATACTCTTACCCTTTGTTATTAGTGAAAATACTTTTGACTTAAAATCAGTGGATATGAAATCCTGGATAATCATGCTTTTAGTAGGTATAATACATACTGGAGTTGCTTATTTGTTATATTTTTCTGCAATAAAGGAAGTAAAAGGGCAATCCATAGCTATATTAAGCTATATCGACCCAATCTTTGCAGTCCTAATATCTTTTGTATTTCTAGATGAGCCTATGGGAGTTTTACAAATATTAGGTGGATTACTAATACTAGGTTCCGCATATTTAAGCGAGGGAAAATAAAATTAAGGGAAATAGGAAGTAGAAAAACACAAATAAACTAGATGTTCCATGGGAAAAATTCCTGTTAGATGATACAAAGCTGAATAATGTTTATATAGAATGATGAATAAAGATAGCAATTTTTTGAAAAATATATGAGATTTTAAGAAAGTTAATTAGGCATACCACATGATATTATACTTTTATTGAAGTACTTTGATATAGATAGTAGTTACGATTTTGAGCAAAAACTACTATAAGAGCTCAGGGAGTATTAATAATTTTTAGAAGCCATGAGTAATATAGTAAACAAGAGTAACTCATAAAAAGCAAAGGAGATAAGTATCATGAGAAAAGGTATCTTTTTATCATTATTGTTATTAGTTGTTATAATCTTAATCAGTTGTTCGAATAATTCTAAACAGGTTCCTAATGAAAATGCAACTCTTCGTTCAGATTCTACTGAAGCAACAGATAGCTCAACATCGGATTCCACAACCGAGGAAACAGAGAAAAACAGTGGAATGAATGTAAATGTGAGCTTAGGTACAACAGGAGAGAATATGAGCTTGCCTGAAAGATTTCCTAAAGATGTTTTTCCACTTCCAGAGGATGCTAATATCATCAATGTAAATGATAATAAGGATTCCAAGGCATTAGGAATTGTATTAGAGACAGATAAGAGCTATGAAGAAGTGATAGAATTCTATCAGGATATTATGAAGGATGGGACTATTACTGTAGAGGATAAAAAAGAAGACGCATATGTCCTTATAGGTTCTAAGAATGGATATGGAGTTACAATATTTATAAACAAGCAAAATAACAATGTAGGTGTTTTAATTGATGTGACACTTTAAAGTGTAAGCAGTATGAACAGATATATGGTTGTATTAACATTAGTTACTACTTTAGCTGGATGTTCCCTTAGACTATAGTCTAAGGGAATTTTGTGATTAATTATGCACCTATCTAATTACAGTTTTTATAATCGGAGGAGATACAAATTGTAGTTATACCACTGTAATCAAAATGTAACAATTCTGTTTACAATAGGCACCTCTTTTGTGATAAAATAAATTTGCATTGTATGTTGCTTCTGAAGGCTTTGTGGTTAATAGCTCAGTATGATTTCTTTTCCTACAAAGCTATTAAGTAAAAGTTTTTTTGCTTTGAAGCTCCTATAAAGTATGGTATACTCAGCATAAAAGCAAGCATTACTTTTTCAATGATATCTTTATTAGCAGAAGCATTATCTATGATTTAATTACTGAATATATTATATTTTATAAGAAATAATTATTTATACTTCGAGGTGTATTCTTATGAGAACCATATATCTTATGTTATATTATTTTATAGGAAGGCATATGCCAGCATCAGATCGTCCCTATGCTTTGGGGGCAAAAAAAATCAGATATTTTCTTTGCAAGCACCTATTCTCCTTTATAGGTCAAAATGTGAACATAGAACATGGGGCATTCTTTGGTAGTGGAGAGAACATCGAAATAGGAGACAACTCTGGCTTAGGTATCAACTGCAGTGTTTCCGGTCCACTAAAAATTGGAAGAGATGTGATGATGGGACCAGAAGTGATGATTTTTACATCCAATCATGAAATAAGCGATGTAAATATTCCTATGATAGAACAGGGAGATACTCCGAAGAAAGCAGTTCTTATTGAAGATGATGTTTGGATTGGGGCGAGGGCCATTATTTTACCTGGAGTACACATTCGAAAAGGAGCTGTAGTAGCAGCAGGGGCAGTAGTTACAAAAGATGTTCCTTCCTATGCAATTGTAGGAGGTAATCCAGCAAAGATTATCAAGTATCGAAAGGAAGCTTAACATGAAGAAAAATGTACTGATATTTTCACTTCTAAATTGGAAAAGTAAGCTTTTACACAGATCTCATATGTTGGCTAAATATTTTGCTAAGAAGGGTTTTGAGGTCTTTTATGTACAAAAAGAAAATGTTAGCAATATAAGAGATTTAGGCTTTAAACCTAAAATATACAAAGATAAGAATATCCATATTATAAGTCTACTCGCTTTACCATATTTAAAAGGAAAAGTTAAAAGCATTTACAGCTTAAATGATAGAATTATGACAGCACAGTTGAAAGAATTATTTTCAATGGTTGATGAGCCATTAATTATTTTAGAATCACCCTACTGGATAAGAGCTATAGAAAACAGCAGGGGGGAAAAAGGTATTCTTTGCTACGATATAAGTGATGATTTTTCTCAATTTGCAACTAATGATAAATGGAAGCGACAAGTACTGGCTTATGAAAAAGAAGCTATAGATCAATCGGATTTTATCACCATTACAGCAGAACAGCTAAGGGAAAAGGCTCCAGATAAAACCAACGTCTATTTGGTGGAGAATGGGGTAGATTTAGACGAGTTTGCAGATTCCAAAAACATATTTGGAGATAAATATAAAAAGCCTGTCTGTGGTTTTATAGGTGGTTTATTTCAATGGATAGATTTTGATTTGATTAGTAGGTTGGCAGATAAGTATAGGGATTACAGCTTTGTATTGATTGGTCCCACTGATCAACAGCACCAAATAGATAAGCTTTGCCAAAATTCCAATGTATATTATCTAGGGGAGAAGGACAAAGCTGATATAGGGAATTACTTTGCTAGCTTAGATATAGGACTTATTCCCTTCGTTTCGGAGGAAAGGTACCCTAGGCTAAAAACCGTAAATTCTAATAAGATTTTTCAGTATTGCTACTTTGGATATCCGGTTATTTCTACCCAATTTGAGCAAGTAAAAAGCTTAACAGAAGTAGTTCAAGTATGCAAAAATCAGGAGGAATTTATTGAAGGACTAGGCATAAGTCTAGAGTCTGATACGGAAAAAATGCGAGAAAGACGTAAAAAGTATGCTTATGAAAACTCTTGGGAAAAGAGAGTGGAGGATTTAATTAATATAGCTAGTAACAGATAATAATACTTAGAAAAAAGCTTGAAATTCTGTAACAGCTTTCTACGAAGGGAGATTTAACACTGTGTTTAGACAAGTCCCATATAAAAAGGTATAATTATATATCTTAGACAAAAAGCTAATATGAATAGGAGGAGCGCACATGAAATTCATAGATGAAAAGGGAAGATTTTTTGGAAAAATCAATATATTCGATTTAATGGTTGTTATACTATTGGTGGCGTTAATAGGAGGAGTAGGATATAAGTATTTTATTTTAGGCAACAAAGTTATGGTTAATGAATCAGATATTGATGTTACACTATGGGTAGAAGATGTGAGGCAAATAACTGTAGATGTTATAAATGTAGGGGATGTAATAAGAGAATATGATAGCAACCAATTATTTGGGGAAATTATTGAAAAACAGGTAACACAGCATTACGAACCTGTTGAGACTGCTGACGGTAGGATTGTAAATGCAGCAGTAGAAGGTAAATACGATGTATACATTAAGCTGAAGTGTAAAGGAATTGTAACCGACAATGCCATATCCATAGGAAGCAAAGAGGTTAGAATGGGAGGAACTATCATTACAAAACACCAGCTATACTCAGTATCCACAAAGGTTGTAGAAATAGACCTAAAGAAATAAGGGGCTGTTAGCATGAAAAATAATATTGTAACTTATAGAGCATATAAAAGGCTTAGCACCATATATTTGAATAGCTTATCTGTACAGGCCTTTTCAGGGGTATTATCTAAAGTATTTCAGATTATTACCACTAGTAAGACTTTTCAATTACTATTTAATAGCAAAAATGTTTTTAAAGATAGTATAATATATAAATTGTTCTGTGTGCTTTTAAAAGCTTTAAAATCAGGGCTAAAGAAAAACGGCATCATAGAAAACACTTTAAAAGACAGCTATTTTATTAGCTTTTTTACTAGAATATTGCATCATAAGGAAAAGAGAGCCATAAACAGTCTTTATCTAATATTATCCTTGGCCTTACTGATGAATATGGGTTTTAAAACAATATTAGGAAGCTTTACCTTAGCAGGAAACAAGAACTTTATATTAATGGCTTTAGGGCTAATAATCTTATATTTTCTACAATTGGATTATGTTACTATTATGAAGAATAGCAGGATTATTGCTTTTACCTATAATATCCTTTATGATGAATCCTTTAATCATGAAAATGAGGAGAGATAGCTATGAATTCAACAGCAAATAGAAGAAATGAAATGTTCTGGCTCTTGATCATTAGCATGGTTTTAGGCGTAAGCATGATTTTATTACCTACTTATACTAATGTTAAGATCTTAGGAGCTATACTAGCAATGGTCCTGGTACTATGGAAAACGGAAATTGGATTGTATGGAGCAGTGGTGGCATTACCATTTATAAACTTCAAATATGTAGCAGCATTAATGTTCTATACCTTTGTCTGCTATATATGGAAAAAGGTTTATAAAAAAGAAAAAATCCATACAACTCCCATAGATGGACCCTTGGTTATTTTTTTCATTGTATTAGTATTTTCTGTAGTATTTTCTATTACACTAAACCAAAGCATTAAGGATATGTATTTTTACTCTGGAATTCTTTTAATGACTTTTATGGTAAGTAGAGATTTGGACAAAAAAAACTTAAAAGGAATTCTCATGGTTTTTGCTGGAGTGGCAGCAATAGTGGCGATCTATGGAATCTTTCAATATTTTACTGGAGAAATGGGAGGCCATGGCTGGGTAGATGTAAAAACCAATCCAAATTTAAAAGCCAGAGCCTATTCTACTATGGAGAATCCTAATATATTGGCAGAATATCTGGTCATTGCA
Above is a genomic segment from Proteiniborus ethanoligenes containing:
- a CDS encoding NUDIX hydrolase; its protein translation is MLKVNFYELNTVEDSKLQFAVIMARYKDKWIFVRHKERLTWEIPGGHREENESINFTASRELTEETGAKNFIIIPVCIYSVARDETESFGQLFYSDVECLDELPNSEIDEIKFFDTIPESLTYPLIQPYLYKKIEEFYILWEEYDDSKKRI
- a CDS encoding acyltransferase, with the protein product MRTIYLMLYYFIGRHMPASDRPYALGAKKIRYFLCKHLFSFIGQNVNIEHGAFFGSGENIEIGDNSGLGINCSVSGPLKIGRDVMMGPEVMIFTSNHEISDVNIPMIEQGDTPKKAVLIEDDVWIGARAIILPGVHIRKGAVVAAGAVVTKDVPSYAIVGGNPAKIIKYRKEA
- a CDS encoding DMT family transporter, whose translation is MFKEVMLSLNITKEKIKIVIAMLIWGTIGIFVREIDLGSVDIAFFRALIGSIFLFFLGIFKHEKLAGAEFKKNLPILMLSGAIIGVNWVLLFQAYKYTTISNATLSYYLAPVFIVILSSFILKEKLSTKKITYIFIALIGLFLILQTGEKSAISSYNHVKGILFGLSGAVLYAIVVMLNKHIKCLPTFTVTLLQLFVAAIILLPFVISENTFDLKSVDMKSWIIMLLVGIIHTGVAYLLYFSAIKEVKGQSIAILSYIDPIFAVLISFVFLDEPMGVLQILGGLLILGSAYLSEGK
- a CDS encoding glycosyltransferase, coding for MKKNVLIFSLLNWKSKLLHRSHMLAKYFAKKGFEVFYVQKENVSNIRDLGFKPKIYKDKNIHIISLLALPYLKGKVKSIYSLNDRIMTAQLKELFSMVDEPLIILESPYWIRAIENSRGEKGILCYDISDDFSQFATNDKWKRQVLAYEKEAIDQSDFITITAEQLREKAPDKTNVYLVENGVDLDEFADSKNIFGDKYKKPVCGFIGGLFQWIDFDLISRLADKYRDYSFVLIGPTDQQHQIDKLCQNSNVYYLGEKDKADIGNYFASLDIGLIPFVSEERYPRLKTVNSNKIFQYCYFGYPVISTQFEQVKSLTEVVQVCKNQEEFIEGLGISLESDTEKMRERRKKYAYENSWEKRVEDLINIASNR
- a CDS encoding GNAT family N-acetyltransferase, giving the protein MENLKIVTDRLIITEFDESMAESVHVNSLDEENRRFVPDEVFETVQEAHDTIIFLIECYRDMKGPFVYPILLKSGENIGYVQAIPIDDEWEVGYHIASNYTANGYATEAVRAFVPLIMKKIGIARIWGICRGDNIASRKVLEKCSFILEHKGFGNYKGENHEICKYLYRLR
- a CDS encoding non-canonical purine NTP pyrophosphatase; protein product: MIRLLYGTSNSAKIQHMKEMLDKLNIEIIGLNDIGNAVKIQVRETGNDPLENARIKAMTYFKEFKVPVFSCDSGLYIEGLERKKQPGVHVRRVNGKELNDNEMIKYYTNLAAELGGVVKAKYKNAICLIIDEETIFEYDGEDISSEEFIITSKPHNKKTKGFPLDSISIEIETGQYYMDIHEKNNPNKEYKMAKGFRDFFLRTALK
- a CDS encoding DUF4330 domain-containing protein, which produces MKFIDEKGRFFGKINIFDLMVVILLVALIGGVGYKYFILGNKVMVNESDIDVTLWVEDVRQITVDVINVGDVIREYDSNQLFGEIIEKQVTQHYEPVETADGRIVNAAVEGKYDVYIKLKCKGIVTDNAISIGSKEVRMGGTIITKHQLYSVSTKVVEIDLKK
- a CDS encoding NUDIX hydrolase — protein: MNLHKDTILGYIGIITLMIGGFTLMDFVKQIMDYIPINEQETQDKKVILDYIKLFPKTVLLRDNEVAHITSSGFIMNNSLDKALMVHHNIRNTWAWSGGHADGDTDLLHVAIKEAKEETGIINVTPFIPNIASIDIGVVNGHMRKNRYVNPHLHFSIAYILIADENEKLKINEDENSGVSWFELDKFNRKYFNEFDVNLYSKLIQKARQRVVWD
- a CDS encoding GNAT family N-acetyltransferase, yielding MTQKREFRKLCLSDLEIVLQMESDFRSGFIFEENARQFLSNPMNWMFACIQEKQIIGFAYGYELNRLDNKGNMLYIHEVGVLPQYQKQGIGFQILTSIKNLCKLTGICRFFLFTQKHNAVACALYEKAGGEKTSNTNDDVTYFFKKFD